The Streptomyces sp. CC0208 genome window below encodes:
- a CDS encoding HAMP domain-containing sensor histidine kinase, producing the protein MTARIPLHKRLLVRLLITSGLIAVCSVAATAWLAVATTTQALREEQGQALADDMDVLAELSGYAATHPDWTEVAATVRELSARTGRRIALTAADRRVIADSAPPGTSLPPSAAAAVDPLHTDTYSERGAQLSGIDPRAVGPYRLTEAERLKVAALARKRQLCFSRFGVETSLSRTPSGRTVLTDDDSGSEPDYVPDACADGLLNTPTPTEEKAVRALQGLARDCLTKAGLDPRSTALLGTPPTGLDLRTPAPGKLAAKEARLVQPCLDQARRAQLDPYVAPVAELFLGTGDTPAVLFDMSPANKAKVVGTASLVLAVTVAATALVATRLVRPLRALTAAAQQPPELHVRVPVTTRDETGILAVAFNDLTERRERLEAQRKAMVSDIAHELRSPLTNIRGWLEVTRDGVVDPDPVLLASLHDEALVLQRVIDDLQDLADADAGTLRLHREPVRCDELLQQVAAAHRVAADAARVGLRTDVEGEPWLDADPVRMRQALGNLVSNALRHTPAGGTVTLSARRDGDDSVLEVADTGTGIAPDDLPHVFDRFWRAEKSRSRRTGGSGLGLPIVRHLVAAHDGTVAAASEPGTGSVFTLRMPWGPAPRPDA; encoded by the coding sequence ATGACCGCGCGGATACCGCTGCACAAGCGCCTGCTGGTCCGTCTGCTGATCACGTCCGGGCTGATCGCCGTGTGCTCGGTGGCCGCCACTGCCTGGCTGGCCGTGGCGACCACCACCCAGGCCCTGCGCGAGGAACAGGGACAGGCACTCGCCGACGACATGGACGTCCTCGCCGAACTCAGCGGGTACGCGGCGACCCACCCCGACTGGACCGAAGTGGCCGCCACCGTACGGGAGTTGTCGGCGAGGACCGGCCGGCGCATCGCGCTGACCGCCGCGGACCGCCGGGTCATCGCCGACTCCGCGCCGCCCGGCACCTCCCTGCCCCCGAGCGCGGCCGCCGCCGTCGACCCGCTGCACACCGACACCTACAGCGAGCGCGGCGCCCAGCTCTCGGGCATCGACCCGCGAGCGGTGGGCCCGTACCGGCTCACCGAGGCGGAACGCCTCAAGGTCGCCGCCCTGGCCCGCAAGCGGCAGCTCTGCTTCTCCCGGTTCGGTGTGGAGACCAGCCTGAGCCGTACGCCGAGCGGACGAACCGTCCTCACCGACGACGACAGCGGCTCCGAGCCCGACTACGTGCCCGACGCCTGCGCCGACGGACTGCTCAACACGCCCACGCCGACCGAGGAGAAGGCGGTCAGGGCGCTCCAGGGGCTCGCCCGCGACTGCCTGACCAAGGCGGGCCTCGACCCCCGGTCCACCGCGCTGCTGGGGACCCCACCGACCGGCCTTGACCTGCGCACTCCCGCCCCCGGCAAGCTCGCCGCCAAGGAGGCGCGCCTGGTCCAGCCCTGCCTCGACCAGGCCCGCCGGGCGCAGCTCGACCCGTACGTGGCACCGGTGGCCGAACTCTTCCTGGGCACGGGGGACACTCCCGCCGTGCTGTTCGACATGTCCCCGGCCAACAAGGCCAAGGTCGTCGGCACCGCGTCTCTCGTGCTCGCCGTCACCGTCGCCGCCACCGCCCTGGTCGCCACCCGGCTGGTGCGGCCGCTGCGCGCGCTCACCGCGGCGGCCCAGCAACCGCCCGAACTCCATGTGCGCGTCCCCGTCACCACCCGGGACGAGACCGGCATCCTCGCCGTCGCCTTCAACGACCTCACCGAGCGCCGTGAGCGCCTGGAAGCCCAGCGCAAGGCGATGGTCAGCGACATCGCCCACGAACTGCGCAGCCCGCTCACCAACATCCGTGGCTGGCTGGAGGTGACCCGGGACGGCGTCGTCGACCCCGACCCCGTCCTGCTCGCCTCCCTGCACGACGAGGCCCTGGTCCTGCAGCGGGTCATCGACGACCTCCAGGACCTCGCGGACGCCGACGCGGGCACCCTGCGCCTGCACCGGGAGCCCGTCCGCTGCGACGAACTCCTCCAGCAGGTCGCCGCGGCCCACCGCGTCGCCGCCGACGCGGCCCGGGTCGGGCTGCGCACCGATGTCGAGGGTGAGCCCTGGCTGGACGCCGACCCGGTCCGTATGCGGCAGGCGCTCGGCAACCTGGTGTCCAACGCGCTGCGCCACACCCCGGCAGGCGGCACCGTCACCCTGTCCGCGCGCCGGGACGGCGACGACAGCGTCCTGGAGGTGGCCGACACCGGCACCGGCATCGCGCCCGACGACCTCCCGCACGTCTTCGACCGGTTCTGGCGCGCGGAGAAGTCCCGCAGCCGTCGTACCGGGGGCTCGGGCCTGGGTCTGCCCATCGTCCGGCACCTGGTCGCGGCCCACGACGGAACGGTCGCCGCGGCGAGCGAGCCCGGCACCGGCAGCGTCTTCACGCTCAGGATGCCGTGGGGCCCGGCACCCCGGCCGGACGCCTGA
- a CDS encoding DUF6098 family protein, with the protein MSVSDGLPVVRTLAELAGLAERHERLYVRWSRGPEIDLTRASSTDELTGLSLPGLSANPLDVEDWWQGRPGQLWVARRLYDYSHLPHEKGPGVRPWILQGRERGRGPDNEPLVAEVRPMCWIDPQVIEEARVAVERLENPWGPLRRTGR; encoded by the coding sequence ATGAGCGTGTCGGACGGGCTGCCGGTGGTGCGGACCCTCGCCGAACTGGCAGGCCTGGCCGAACGGCACGAGCGCCTGTACGTCCGCTGGTCGCGCGGTCCCGAGATCGATCTGACCCGCGCGTCCAGCACCGACGAACTCACCGGACTGTCCCTGCCGGGACTGTCGGCCAACCCGCTCGACGTCGAGGACTGGTGGCAGGGACGTCCCGGACAGCTGTGGGTGGCCCGGCGGCTGTACGACTACTCCCATCTGCCGCACGAGAAAGGCCCCGGCGTACGTCCCTGGATCCTCCAGGGCCGCGAGCGGGGCCGGGGGCCGGACAACGAACCGCTTGTCGCAGAGGTGCGGCCGATGTGCTGGATCGATCCCCAGGTGATCGAGGAGGCGCGGGTCGCGGTGGAGCGGCTGGAGAACCCCTGGGGTCCGCTGCGCCGCACGGGCCGCTGA
- a CDS encoding WhiB family transcriptional regulator, whose protein sequence is MDNWRTHAACRREDPDLFFPIGTTGPALVQTEQAKSVCRRCPVQEQCLQWALDTGQGIGVWGGTSETERRALARRAATARRRSG, encoded by the coding sequence ATGGACAACTGGCGAACCCATGCCGCGTGCCGCCGCGAGGACCCGGACCTCTTCTTCCCGATCGGCACCACCGGTCCGGCACTGGTCCAGACGGAGCAGGCCAAGTCCGTCTGCCGGCGCTGCCCCGTCCAGGAGCAGTGTCTTCAGTGGGCGCTGGACACGGGGCAGGGCATCGGCGTCTGGGGCGGCACCAGTGAGACGGAACGCCGGGCACTCGCCCGGCGCGCGGCCACCGCGCGGAGAAGGTCCGGCTGA
- a CDS encoding saccharopine dehydrogenase C-terminal domain-containing protein, translating into MRVLLVGAGGVGTAVTRIAARRPFLDTMVVADYDPARAEAAVAALGERAGRFRAERVDASDESAVTALLKRHACDVLLNATDPRFVMPLFRAARSAGATYVDMAMSLSRPHPERPYAQCGIKLGDEQFAQAEEWEKAGALAVVGMGVEPGLSDVFARYAADELFDEIEEIGVRDGANLTVDGYDFAPSFSIWTTIEECLNPPVVYEADRGWFTTEPFSEPEVFDFPEGIGPVECVNVEHEEVLLVPRWVGARRVTFKYGLGREFVETLKTLHLLGLDRTEQVTVPSPAGPVAVSPRDVVAACLPDPATLGDRMHGKTCAGTWVKGAKDGAPREVYLYHVVDNQWSMAEYGCQAVVWQTAVNPVVALELLATGAWTGTGVLGPEAFPARPFLELLTAYGSPWGLREQ; encoded by the coding sequence ATGCGTGTACTGCTCGTGGGCGCCGGGGGCGTCGGCACCGCTGTCACCCGGATCGCCGCCCGGCGGCCGTTCCTCGACACCATGGTCGTCGCCGACTACGACCCGGCCCGCGCCGAGGCCGCGGTGGCCGCGCTCGGCGAGCGGGCCGGCCGGTTCCGCGCCGAGCGCGTGGACGCGAGCGACGAGTCGGCCGTGACAGCCCTGCTCAAGCGGCACGCCTGCGACGTCCTCCTCAACGCCACCGATCCGCGGTTCGTGATGCCGCTGTTCCGGGCCGCGCGCTCCGCCGGGGCGACCTATGTCGACATGGCGATGTCCCTGTCCCGTCCGCATCCCGAGCGGCCGTACGCGCAGTGCGGGATCAAGCTCGGCGACGAGCAGTTCGCGCAGGCCGAGGAGTGGGAGAAGGCGGGCGCGCTGGCCGTCGTCGGCATGGGCGTGGAACCGGGCCTCTCGGACGTCTTCGCCCGGTACGCGGCCGACGAACTCTTCGACGAGATCGAGGAGATCGGTGTCCGCGACGGAGCGAACCTCACCGTCGACGGCTACGACTTCGCCCCCTCCTTCAGCATCTGGACCACCATCGAGGAGTGCCTGAACCCGCCGGTGGTGTACGAGGCCGACCGCGGCTGGTTCACGACGGAGCCCTTCAGCGAACCGGAGGTCTTCGACTTCCCCGAGGGCATCGGCCCGGTCGAGTGCGTGAACGTGGAGCACGAGGAGGTGCTGCTCGTCCCCCGCTGGGTCGGTGCCCGCCGGGTCACCTTCAAGTACGGTCTGGGCCGCGAGTTCGTCGAGACGCTGAAGACCCTGCACCTGCTGGGCCTGGACCGCACCGAGCAGGTGACCGTGCCGAGCCCCGCGGGCCCGGTCGCGGTCTCACCGCGGGACGTGGTGGCCGCGTGCCTGCCCGACCCGGCCACCCTGGGCGACCGGATGCACGGCAAGACCTGCGCGGGCACCTGGGTGAAGGGCGCCAAGGACGGGGCGCCGCGCGAGGTGTACCTCTACCACGTGGTCGACAACCAGTGGTCCATGGCGGAGTACGGCTGCCAGGCCGTGGTGTGGCAGACCGCGGTGAACCCGGTCGTCGCCCTCGAACTCCTCGCCACCGGCGCCTGGACCGGCACGGGTGTCCTCGGCCCGGAGGCGTTCCCGGCCCGGCCGTTCCTGGAGCTGCTGACCGCGTACGGCTCCCCGTGGGGCCTTCGGGAGCAGTGA
- a CDS encoding LysR family transcriptional regulator ArgP produces the protein MMTELPLDQVRTLLAVVDEGTFDAAAAALHVTPSAVSQRVKALEQRTGRVLLVRTKPVRPTESGDVVVRFARQLARLERDALAELGLPGEGEVTPVSVAVNADSLATWFLGALTRVPERERLCFELRREDETRTAELLREGLVMAAVTSSPEAVAGCSVRALGRMRYLAAASPEFVGRCLEGASLRDRLADAPVVTFDRSDDIQDGFLRQLGRGGASPVRHAVPASEGFVEAVVLGLGWGMVPEIQAGTLLREGRLISLAPDRPVDVPLYWQQWKLNSPALAAVAEAVAAAASGSLR, from the coding sequence ATGATGACCGAACTCCCCCTGGATCAGGTGCGGACGCTGCTCGCCGTGGTCGACGAGGGCACCTTCGACGCCGCGGCGGCCGCCCTGCACGTGACGCCTTCGGCGGTGAGCCAGCGGGTGAAGGCGCTGGAGCAGCGCACGGGGCGGGTGCTGCTGGTGCGCACGAAGCCGGTGCGCCCGACCGAGTCGGGCGACGTGGTGGTGCGGTTCGCGCGGCAGCTGGCCCGCCTGGAGCGGGACGCTCTGGCCGAGCTGGGCCTGCCGGGCGAGGGCGAGGTGACCCCGGTCTCGGTCGCGGTGAACGCCGACTCCCTGGCGACCTGGTTCCTGGGAGCGCTCACCCGGGTTCCGGAGCGGGAGCGGCTGTGCTTCGAACTCCGGCGCGAGGACGAGACCCGTACCGCGGAACTGCTGCGCGAGGGGCTGGTGATGGCGGCGGTGACGTCTTCTCCCGAAGCCGTGGCGGGGTGTTCCGTGCGGGCCCTGGGGCGCATGCGGTATCTCGCGGCCGCCAGCCCGGAGTTCGTCGGACGCTGCCTCGAAGGGGCGTCGTTGCGGGACCGGCTGGCAGACGCGCCCGTGGTGACGTTCGACCGGAGCGACGACATCCAGGACGGGTTCCTCCGGCAGCTGGGCCGCGGTGGGGCGAGTCCGGTGCGGCACGCGGTGCCGGCCTCGGAGGGGTTCGTGGAGGCGGTCGTTCTGGGACTGGGGTGGGGGATGGTGCCGGAGATTCAGGCAGGGACGTTGCTGCGCGAGGGGCGGCTGATCTCGCTGGCACCGGACAGGCCGGTCGACGTGCCGTTGTACTGGCAGCAGTGGAAGTTGAACTCACCCGCGTTGGCCGCGGTCGCGGAGGCGGTGGCCGCCGCGGCGTCAGGGAGCTTGCGATGA
- a CDS encoding LysE/ArgO family amino acid transporter, whose protein sequence is MPASLSAAAAGFGTGLSLIVAIGAQNAFVLRQGIRRDAVLAVVGICALSDALLIALGVGGVGAVVVAWPDALTLVGWIGGGFLLCYGALAARRVLRPGESGLRAEGEVTGSRRRAVLTCLAMTWLNPHVYLDTVFLLGSVAADRGPLRWTFGLGAVLASLCWFAALGFGARLLSRFLARPTAWRVLDGLVATTMIAMGVMLVAGA, encoded by the coding sequence ATGCCCGCTTCACTGTCCGCCGCTGCCGCAGGTTTCGGCACCGGTCTCTCCCTGATCGTCGCCATCGGCGCCCAGAACGCCTTCGTCCTGCGCCAGGGGATCCGCCGCGACGCGGTTCTCGCCGTCGTCGGCATCTGCGCCCTGTCCGACGCCCTCCTCATCGCTCTCGGCGTCGGCGGGGTCGGTGCCGTGGTGGTGGCCTGGCCGGACGCGCTGACCCTGGTCGGCTGGATCGGCGGCGGATTCCTGCTCTGCTACGGCGCCCTCGCCGCCCGCCGGGTCCTGCGGCCCGGGGAGTCGGGCCTGCGGGCGGAGGGCGAGGTGACGGGCTCCCGGAGGCGAGCGGTGCTGACCTGCCTGGCGATGACCTGGCTCAACCCGCACGTCTACCTGGACACCGTCTTCCTGCTCGGCTCGGTGGCCGCCGACCGCGGTCCGCTGCGCTGGACCTTCGGGCTGGGTGCCGTGCTCGCCAGCCTGTGCTGGTTCGCAGCGCTCGGCTTCGGGGCCCGGCTGCTCAGCCGTTTCCTGGCCCGGCCGACCGCCTGGCGGGTGCTCGACGGACTGGTCGCCACGACCATGATCGCCATGGGCGTCATGCTCGTGGCCGGAGCGTGA
- a CDS encoding MFS transporter: protein MDTGESSTEPRSTEPGSTEPGTPAADETPPPRRGWRRWAMDTRPLRIPAYRRLWSSTIVTAVGSQLTAVAVPKQIYDITGSSAWVGAASMAGLLPLIVFALWGGAVADTMDRRKLLLITNSGIAVTSVLFWLQAVSGLDSVAALMVLLAVQQAFWGLNAPARNASIARLVPEGQLPAANALGSTVMQTGQVVGPLLAGVLIPVIGLPELYLIDALALCVTVWAVYRLPSLPPLASAVARRAGVREIAEGFRYISAHKVLLLSFLADIVAMVFGMPRALFPQLASETYAPYGEGLALGLLFAAIPIGAVLGGLFSGTFSRARRHGWMVIGAVVAWGVAITGFGLSGSLWLAVVFLAAAGVADMVSMVFRGAILLSAATDEMRGRMQGVFTVVVAGGPRLADVLHGTAGSVFGARAAVAGGGLLVVTVMLTLAFAVPALRRYRI from the coding sequence GTGGACACCGGCGAGAGCAGCACCGAACCCAGGAGCACCGAACCCGGGAGCACCGAACCCGGGACACCGGCCGCGGACGAGACCCCGCCACCCCGGCGCGGCTGGCGTCGCTGGGCGATGGACACCCGCCCGCTGCGCATCCCCGCCTACCGCCGGCTGTGGAGCTCGACCATCGTCACGGCCGTCGGCAGCCAGCTCACCGCGGTCGCGGTGCCCAAGCAGATCTACGACATCACGGGCTCCTCGGCCTGGGTCGGCGCCGCGAGCATGGCCGGACTGCTGCCGCTGATCGTGTTCGCGCTGTGGGGCGGCGCGGTCGCCGACACCATGGACCGCCGCAAGCTGCTCCTCATCACCAACAGCGGCATCGCCGTCACCTCGGTCCTGTTCTGGCTCCAGGCGGTCAGCGGGCTCGACTCGGTGGCCGCCCTCATGGTCCTGCTCGCGGTGCAGCAGGCGTTCTGGGGTCTGAACGCCCCCGCCCGCAACGCCTCCATCGCCCGTCTGGTCCCCGAGGGACAGTTGCCCGCCGCGAACGCCCTGGGCTCGACCGTCATGCAGACCGGGCAGGTGGTCGGCCCGCTGCTCGCGGGTGTGCTGATCCCGGTGATCGGTCTGCCGGAGCTGTATCTCATCGACGCCCTGGCGCTGTGCGTCACCGTGTGGGCGGTGTACCGGCTGCCCTCCCTGCCGCCTCTTGCGAGCGCGGTGGCGCGGCGGGCCGGTGTGCGGGAGATCGCGGAGGGCTTCCGGTACATCTCGGCGCACAAGGTGCTGCTGCTGTCCTTCCTCGCGGACATCGTCGCCATGGTCTTCGGCATGCCCCGGGCCCTGTTCCCGCAGCTCGCCTCCGAGACCTACGCGCCGTACGGCGAGGGACTCGCGCTGGGCCTGCTGTTCGCCGCGATCCCGATCGGCGCGGTCCTCGGCGGGCTGTTCTCCGGCACGTTCTCCCGGGCCCGCAGACACGGCTGGATGGTCATCGGCGCGGTCGTGGCGTGGGGCGTGGCCATCACCGGCTTCGGACTGAGCGGCAGTCTGTGGCTCGCCGTGGTGTTCCTGGCCGCGGCCGGGGTCGCCGACATGGTCTCGATGGTCTTCCGCGGGGCGATCCTGCTCTCCGCCGCCACCGACGAGATGCGCGGCCGGATGCAGGGCGTCTTCACCGTCGTCGTCGCGGGTGGTCCCCGCCTCGCCGACGTCCTGCACGGCACCGCCGGCTCGGTCTTCGGCGCCCGCGCCGCGGTGGCCGGCGGCGGCCTCCTGGTGGTCACCGTCATGCTGACCCTGGCGTTCGCCGTACCGGCCCTGCGCCGCTACCGGATCTGA
- a CDS encoding cyclic nucleotide-binding domain-containing protein, translating to MTKAIKLLTALPQPQRQSLMTLAKEVSFPEDFHIFEAGGTADRFWVIRSGAVSLTQQVTTQHTVTVAALGSGDLLGWSWLFPPYRWDFGAEAFSPVRAHEFDAAAVLRLCEEDRRLGMILVRSVAEILAHRLETTRGKLIEQYGSHRRGAL from the coding sequence ATGACCAAAGCGATAAAACTGCTGACCGCACTACCGCAGCCGCAGCGCCAGAGCCTGATGACGCTCGCCAAGGAGGTCTCCTTCCCCGAGGACTTCCACATCTTCGAGGCGGGCGGTACGGCCGACCGCTTCTGGGTCATCCGCTCCGGAGCGGTCTCACTGACCCAGCAGGTGACCACGCAGCACACGGTCACCGTCGCCGCGCTCGGCTCCGGCGACCTGCTCGGCTGGTCCTGGTTGTTCCCGCCGTACCGGTGGGACTTCGGCGCGGAGGCCTTCAGTCCCGTGCGCGCCCACGAGTTCGACGCGGCGGCGGTGCTCCGGCTGTGCGAGGAGGATCGCCGGCTCGGCATGATCCTGGTCCGCAGCGTCGCCGAGATCCTCGCCCACCGCCTGGAGACGACCCGGGGCAAGCTCATCGAGCAGTACGGTTCGCACCGCAGGGGGGCGCTCTAG
- a CDS encoding ATP-binding protein, producing the protein MCDEHRTEAAPELSVARRRVRPRPSRPAEARQAVERAVSERCRATHTPCDAQALSDALLVASELTTNAILHGGGMTDFRVTVEGRGVCVSVSDRSAALPVAKAPVDPQGRWRPGGHGWPIVCRLARDVRVTDLPSGGKCITAVVPLS; encoded by the coding sequence ATGTGCGACGAGCACAGGACCGAAGCCGCCCCCGAACTGTCCGTCGCGCGTCGGCGCGTACGTCCCCGGCCGTCCAGGCCGGCCGAGGCCCGCCAGGCGGTGGAGCGGGCGGTGTCCGAACGCTGCCGCGCCACCCACACCCCGTGCGACGCGCAGGCACTCTCGGACGCGTTGCTCGTCGCCTCGGAACTCACCACCAACGCCATCCTGCACGGCGGCGGCATGACCGACTTCCGCGTCACCGTCGAGGGCCGGGGCGTGTGCGTCTCCGTCAGCGACCGCAGTGCCGCGCTGCCGGTCGCCAAGGCGCCCGTCGACCCGCAGGGCAGGTGGCGGCCCGGCGGCCACGGCTGGCCGATCGTGTGCCGGCTGGCCCGTGACGTCCGCGTGACCGACCTGCCCTCGGGCGGGAAGTGCATCACCGCCGTGGTGCCCCTGAGCTAG
- a CDS encoding SigB/SigF/SigG family RNA polymerase sigma factor — protein MLTDTSTSRPTTQDRPSNSGRRRHDDAPDTMALFARLSGLEDGPERDALRDELVSAWLPMAHRIAGRFRDRGESLEDLRQVAALGLVKAIDRFEPERGAFESYAVPTITGEVKRHFRDRMWALRVPRRVQELRNKVRVARRELTQNPGSPEPTTADLAAHTGLTEEEVTTGLEALESFSTLSLDAELSAGDDGYSLADTLGGPDTSFDVVVDRESAKEGLRRLPERERAILYMRFFEDMTQSRIADQLGISQMHVSRLISRSCARVRDEALADRSRRQADGPAEA, from the coding sequence ATGCTCACCGACACGTCGACCAGCCGTCCCACCACCCAGGACCGTCCCTCCAATTCCGGCAGGCGGCGACACGACGACGCCCCTGACACCATGGCCCTCTTCGCCCGTCTGTCCGGGCTGGAGGACGGCCCCGAGCGCGACGCCCTGCGCGACGAACTCGTCAGCGCCTGGCTGCCCATGGCCCACCGCATCGCGGGCCGGTTCCGCGACCGCGGCGAGTCCCTCGAAGACCTGCGCCAGGTCGCGGCCCTCGGGCTCGTGAAGGCCATCGACCGGTTCGAACCGGAACGAGGGGCCTTCGAGAGCTACGCCGTGCCCACCATCACCGGCGAGGTCAAGCGCCACTTCCGCGACCGCATGTGGGCCCTGCGGGTGCCCCGCCGCGTGCAGGAACTGCGCAACAAGGTGCGGGTGGCCCGGCGCGAACTCACCCAGAACCCCGGTTCCCCCGAACCGACCACCGCCGACCTCGCCGCTCACACCGGCCTGACCGAGGAAGAGGTCACTACCGGCCTGGAGGCCCTCGAAAGCTTCAGCACGCTCTCCCTGGACGCCGAACTCTCGGCCGGCGACGACGGCTACAGCCTCGCCGACACGCTGGGCGGCCCGGACACGTCGTTCGACGTCGTCGTCGACCGCGAGTCCGCCAAGGAGGGCCTGCGCCGACTGCCCGAGCGCGAGCGCGCCATCCTCTACATGCGTTTCTTCGAGGACATGACACAGAGCCGTATCGCCGACCAGCTGGGCATCTCGCAGATGCACGTCTCCCGGCTCATCAGCCGCAGTTGCGCCCGGGTGCGCGACGAGGCGCTGGCCGACCGGTCGAGGCGGCAGGCCGACGGACCGGCCGAGGCCTGA
- a CDS encoding DUF5133 domain-containing protein, translating to MLIPDRTFLRRLVQEYEALRAEESATAAEPSPRARDLAYTLCVSTGTRDVRLALETAHRLLTAMPEPARLAD from the coding sequence ATGCTGATACCCGATCGCACCTTCCTGCGGCGGCTCGTCCAGGAGTACGAGGCGCTGCGGGCCGAGGAGTCCGCGACAGCGGCCGAACCGAGCCCGCGGGCCCGGGACCTCGCCTACACGCTCTGTGTATCCACCGGCACGCGCGATGTGCGGCTGGCCCTGGAGACGGCTCACCGCCTGCTCACGGCCATGCCCGAACCCGCGCGACTGGCCGACTGA
- a CDS encoding DUF1206 domain-containing protein gives MTTSSTAPAGRIQARRARGSVMEGAARAGFTARGVIYLLVGVLALQIAFGDSKRQADRGGALAALADKPFGSVVLWALGIGLVGMALWRLSEVVFGAVGPDGDKATKRLLSAARCVFYGFVAYSVLSFAAGSGSGGSSDKQSKDVTARVLEWPGGQWLVGAAGIGVAVAGVWIAFQALRRSFHDKLKLGEMSPRVRKLVDVTGVGGGVARGAVFTVAGAFAVRAAVDYEPKKTKGLDDTLRSFADTPLGPWLLVLIAAGFVLFGVFSFAMARWRRV, from the coding sequence ATGACCACGAGCTCCACGGCACCGGCCGGCCGGATCCAGGCCAGACGCGCGCGCGGTTCCGTCATGGAGGGCGCCGCTCGCGCGGGATTCACCGCCCGCGGAGTGATCTACCTGCTGGTCGGTGTGCTGGCGCTGCAGATCGCCTTCGGTGACAGCAAGCGCCAGGCCGACCGCGGCGGCGCCCTCGCCGCCCTCGCCGACAAACCGTTCGGCTCCGTCGTCCTGTGGGCGCTGGGGATCGGTCTGGTCGGCATGGCCCTGTGGCGGCTGTCCGAGGTGGTGTTCGGCGCGGTCGGTCCCGACGGCGACAAAGCCACGAAACGACTGCTGTCGGCGGCCCGCTGCGTCTTCTACGGGTTCGTCGCCTATTCCGTGCTGTCCTTCGCCGCCGGTTCCGGCAGCGGAGGATCCAGTGACAAGCAGTCCAAGGACGTCACTGCCCGCGTCCTGGAGTGGCCCGGCGGGCAGTGGCTGGTGGGCGCGGCGGGCATAGGCGTCGCGGTGGCCGGTGTGTGGATCGCCTTTCAGGCGCTGCGCAGGTCCTTCCACGACAAGCTCAAGCTCGGCGAGATGAGCCCGCGGGTCAGGAAGCTGGTCGACGTGACGGGGGTCGGCGGTGGGGTCGCGCGGGGCGCGGTGTTCACCGTGGCGGGCGCGTTCGCCGTACGCGCCGCGGTCGACTACGAGCCCAAGAAGACGAAGGGCCTCGACGACACGCTCCGTTCGTTCGCCGACACCCCGCTGGGGCCGTGGCTGCTCGTCCTGATCGCCGCCGGTTTCGTACTGTTCGGCGTGTTCTCGTTCGCGATGGCCCGCTGGCGGCGGGTCTAA